ACGTAGAACGGGAAACTGATCGAGTTCGATAGGGTGACGGCGTTGCGGGCGAGCACGAACGCCGCCGCCATCAGCAGCGCGGTCGCGGCCATGGCCAGCAGCGTCAGGGCGAAGGAGCCGAGGAAGACGCCCCAGTGGCGCACCGTGACGTCGCTGCCCAGCACGTAACGGGCGAACAGCCAGGTCTCGGCGAACGCGGCGAACCCGGGGAGCGTGGTCGCTCCGATCCGGCCGAAGACCACCGCCGCGAAGTCGGCCGGAGCCGCCACGACGTATTCGAGGGTGCCCTCCCAGCGGTCGGTCTGGATGATCCAGCCGCCGCTGAACAGTGCGAACCACCACAGCGACATGTAGAAGGGTGCGAGCGAGGCGGCACCCGCCAGATCGGTCCGCCCGTTGTAGCTCATGATCATCGTGAAGATCCCGCTGTACAGCGGGGCGGTCAGTAGCGGCACGAGCAGGTCGGGATAGTGGCGGTAGAAGCGGAGTTGGAGAAGGAATCCGGCCCGGACGGCGCCCACGGTCAGACTTCCAGTCCGCGGTCGCCGATGAGCCGTACGTAGACGTCTTCGAGGGAGGGCCGCAGCGTGCGCAGCGACGTGACGCCGTGGTCGGCCAGCAGGTGCAGCAGTCGCGGAAAGTCGTCCTGGGAGCGGACGAGGACCCGGACGGTCGGGCCGTCGGCGGTGACCGAGGTGACGCCGGGTACTTCGGCCAGCGTCGAGGCTAGGGCGGCGTCGACGCCGCCCAGTTCGATGCCTTGCGCGGCGGATACCAGCTCGGCCACCGCTTGTGGCGAGCGGGTGGCGACGACTGTGCCGTCGCGGACGAAACTCACGCGGTCACAGAGGCTTTCGGCCTCGGCCATGTCGTGGGTTGCCAGCAGGATCGTGCGCTGCTCGTCGCGCAGTTCGCCGATCAGCTTGCGGAACTCGCGGGCGGCGACCGGGTCCATGCCCATGGTCGGTTCGTCGAGGAACAGCACCCGGGCGTCCCCGATCAGTCCGCGGGCCAGGTGGAGCCGCTGCTTCATGCCGCGCGAGTACGTTTCGACCCGCGCGTCCGCTTTCGCCGCCAGCCCGAGCCGGTGCAACAACTCCTCGGTACGTGACCGCAGCACCTTGTGCGGGACTTTTTGTACGGCGCCCCAGAACTCCAGGTTCTGCCGGGCGGTCAACCGGGTGTAGAGGCCGCGTTCGCCGCCCATGACGACGCCGATCAGCCTTCGTACCTGGTGGCTGTCGCGTACGACGTCGTAACCGCAGACCGCCGCCTGGCCGGTGGTCGGCAAGAGGATGGTGCTGAGAATCTTGACGAAGGTGGTCTTGCCCGCGCCGTTCGGGCCGAGGAGCCCGTGCACTTCGCCCTGCGCCACGGTCAGGGAGAGGCGCCGTAGCGCACGTACCGGGGGTTTCTTCTTGCGGGTGAATTCCCTGACAAGATCCACCGCCGCTATGGCGGGCGTTCCGGGGCCGCGTTGCGGCGGGGGTACCGGGACGCTCAACAGTGCGGGCGTCGCCGGGGCCCATGTTCCTACGGACATCGAATCACTCCTTGAGCGCCGGGTGCCGCGGGGTTGCGAGGTCGGCAGGAATGAATCTCGCCGCACGCCCTATCGCTCCGGCATGCCGAGCGTATTCGCGCCGGGTCAGGGCCGGGATAGTGCGGTGATAACGCTGGCATGCCGTCGCGATACGCGTCGGGCCGAAGCTGGTTACGAAGCGACACGGATCGGACGACAAAGGAGAACCGCAATGGACCTCACCAAGGCAATCGCCGCCGCAATGCTCGTCGCCATCTCGCTGGTCGTGGGCGCCGCGAGCGTTCAGCACCAGCTCGTGCGGGGTCACGCCACCGTGTCGGTCGCCAACGGGACGGCCGACGACAACACGCCGTGGACGTGACGGGCGGGCGCTCGCCGGCGCTATCCGCCCGGAGTGACCGGCCTGCCGAGGACTGCGGCCATATCCGCCCGGAGGGCGGCGACCCCGCTGTGGTCCGCGATCCGCTCCCGGACCATGAGCGACTGCGAGTAATACCAGATGGCCTGGTCCGTACGGCGCAGATGCAGGTGGACGTGGCCGAGGTCGTGCAGGAGGTGCCCCTCTCCGACCAGATCACCGCTCGCTCGGACCATGGCGAGCACCTCTTGCAGAATCCTTTCTGCAGCTTCGTACTGCTCCTGGTACATCAGCATCTGGCCGAGCCGCCGCAACGTCAGCGCCTGGCCCCGGTCGAAACCCGCCGACCGGCAGATTCCGAGCGCCTCGTCGAGATAGGAACGGGTGCGCTCGAAATCCGAGCGGCGCATCGTGATGTGCGCCATCTCGCCGAGCACATACGCCCGGCCGATGCTGTCCTCGGCCCGTGCGAAGTTCCGCTCGGCGCTCCCGTAGAGGGCCAGTGCCCGGTCGCTGTCACCGCGGTGCCGCTCGATGCGCGCCAGGTCACGTAGACACAGCGCCTGACCGGTCGCCTCCTCGACCAGTTCGAAGGTCCTCAGGGCGGCCGTCAGATAAGGACTCGCCGCCTCGTACTCGTGGCGGTACAGGTGCAGGGTGCCGAGCGAGCCGAGGACCGCCGCCTGGCCGAGTTCGTTGCCCGCTTCCCGTACTGCGGCCAGCGCCACCCGGTGAGTGCTCTCCCACAGTTCGGGGTAACCCCGTGCCTCGAACAGCGTCACCAACGTGGTGGCCAGCTCCCAGCATGACTCGTCGAGCCCGGCCCGGGCCGCGAGCTCGACCGCATTCGACAGATTGCCCTGCTCGCTCTCCAGCCACGCCAGGCCATCGCGGAGGTGCCGTCGGACGTAGTCCTCCGGTGGATGCCATCGTTCGGCGCGGCCCGACACGATCGTGTACGCGCCGCCGTATATGTCCCTGTGGGCCCGTTCCGCCAATGCCAACCAGCCGCCGACCGTGTGCCGCACCGCCGCAGCCCGTTCTTCCTCCGGGACCTCCGAGGTCAGCCGGTCGTGCGCGAAGGTCCGCACGATCTGCGGCAGCCCGCACATGAACTCCCCACCCTGGTCCACCCCAGCGATGTCGAGCAGGCGCATGTCGACGAGCGGTTCCAGCAGGTCGGCGGGGTGCGGAGTGTGGTCGTCCGTCAGGGCCGCCCCCAGCCAGCCCGGCACCACCGGCCCACCGGCCAGGCTGAGCAGGCACAGCAGCCGGCGGTCGGCCGCCGCCAGGCCGTCGTAGCTGAGCGACAGGCTCGCCCGGATCGAGAGCTCGCCGTGTGCCAGCTCGTCCAGCTGGCGGTGCTCGTCGTTGAGCCGATGCCACATCGAGGCCAGCGACCAGTGCGGCCGCGCGGCCAACCGCGCGGCGATGATGCGTAGTGCGAGAGGCAGCCCGCCCACCAGACCGACGAGGACGCGTGCCGCCTCCGCCTCGTCCGCCACCCGGTGCTCCCCGATGATGCGCCCGAGCAGCCGGATGGATTGCTCCGAATCCAGCGGCTCCAATTCGAAGCTGCGCGTGCCCGGCAACGCCGTGAGCCGCCCGCGGCTGGTGACCAGCACGGCACTGCTGCCGGTACCGGGCAGCAACGGCATCACCTGCGACTCGTTCATCGCGTCATCCAGCAGCACCAGGACCCGGCGGTCGGCCAGCAGGCTGCGATACATCTCCGCGCGCTCGTCCAGCGACTCGGGGAGGGCCTGGCCGGGGATACCCATCGCCCGCAGGAACCGTCCCAACGCCTGCGCCGGGTCCACGGGTTTTTCGCCGAGCCCCCGCAGATCGCAGTAGAGCTGTCCGTCCGGGAAGTGATCGGTCGCCAGGAGGTGCGCCACGTGCGTGGCCATCGTGCTCTTGCCGACACCGGGCCTGCCGAGCACCAGGACCACGCTCAGCATCCCCTGCTCCTGCCGCTCGGTCACCGCCGCGCAGATCGTCTGGACGATGTCGTCGTTGCCCGCGAGGTCGCCGAAATCGGCGGGCAGTTGCCGGGGGATGACGACCGGATCGGAAGCGGCCTCGCGCTCGTCCGCCGCAGCGGGCGGCGCCGCCTCGGCGGGAGGTCGGTCCGCCGGTTCACCGGCGGGCGTCAAGCCGAGGTCGTCGGCCAGGATCGCCTCCATCAGGTCGCGCAGATCCTTGCCCGGATCGAGACCCAGTTCCTCGGCGAGCAGTACCCGGCCCTGCTGGTAGACCTCCAGGGCTTCCGCCTGTCGGCCGGAGCGGTGCAACGCCACCATGAGGTGTCCCCGCAGCTGCTCCCTCAGCGGATGGGCGGCGACGAACTGCCGCAACTCGCTGACCAGGTGGTCGTGGTGACCCAGGTCGAGTTCCAGCCGCAGACACGTCTCCCGTACCTCCAAGCGGCTCTCGTCCAACTGCGCTGCCACGCGGGCCAGGACCTCACTGGAAATACCGGTCAGGCACCGGCCCCGCCACAGGTCTTCCGCCAAGCGCAGCCGCTCCACAGCGGGTTGCGTGAAGCCGGTACGGGCCAGGTCACGGGCCTCGCTCACCAGTCGACGGAAGTTCCCGATGTCGGTTGCCTCCTCCGGCGCCCGCAGGACGTACCCCTGGGCGCGTGTCTCGATGGCAGCGACGGCTCCGCCGCCGGACAGCGCCTTGCGCAGCTTGCAGACACACATCTGGACCTGGGTGCGTGCGGTTTCCGGCGGCTCCTGCGGCCAGATGGCGTCCACCAGGTAAGTGGTCTCCACCACCCGGTTCAGATTGAGTACCAGAGCAGACAGAACGACCTCTTGTCGGCCCGATGCCACGTGCACGGCCCCGGTCTCGCCGTCAACCTCCAGCGGCCCGAGCACCCGTATGGGAGCAGACGCTACGCCGCCGCCCTCGTGATCTGCCGACCTCGCCATGCGTAACCTGCCTCTGTGGTTTGGCCAAGCCATCCCGAGCCCGGATGGCGGCCGCACGGGGAATGCGTGCCGCCTCAGCCACCTGGCCGCAACCGTCAACCATGCACCAATGCCGCCCTTGTCAGGCACGCGCTGGCGACGCCGGACGCGCGGAAGGTTGAAAAGCGATCAGGACACTTTACATCCCCTTTGGGAGAAGGGTAGTTGATCGCCAGTACGTCGGCGGACAAGGTAAACAGGACTAGGTCCTGTCTGAAGTTCGGATCATGAGGGCGGTGTGATGCTGCGGAGCCAGAGCATCGCACCGCACAGGTGCAGTCCGGCTTCGTAGCTGGTTGGGGTCTTGTCGTAGCGGGTGGCGATGCCCCGCCAGTTTCGGAGACGGTTGATGCACCGCTCGACGGTGTTTCTCTCCTTGTAGAGCGCGGAGTCGTGGCTGACGGGGCGGCCTCCCTTGCGGCCTTTCTTCTTCCGGTTGGCGGCCTGGTCCTTCTTCTCCGGGATGACGGCCTTGATGTTGCGTTTGCGCAGGTGAGCACGGTTGCTGCGGGACGAGTACGCCTTGTCGCCGGCTATGGCGTCCGGCCGGGTCCTCGGGCGCCCGACCGGCCCGCGGACCTTCACCTTCTCCAGCACCGGGACGAACTGCGGACTGTCACCGCACTGCCCGGGCGTGAGCACGAACGCCAGCGGACGGCAGCGCCGGTCAGCCGCCAGATGAATCTTACTGGTCAGCCCACCCCTCGAACGCCCCAGGTCAGCGGCGGTCAAGCGGATCCGGTACCGTCGGCGAACCCGGCGTCGCTCCTCGCGGGCGGGGTCCTCTTCCTGCCGGTCTTGCGGCTGTTGTCCTTCCACCAAACCCCCTTTTCGGCCTCGACAGCCGCCTCCAGGGCTGCCAGCTGCTCCGGATCCAGGATCATCCCGGCGGCATGGTGGTGTGCCCGTGCTGTCGCCGAGTCCACGCTGACCAGCCCCAGGTCGACCTGGTCGCGGGCGGCAGCTTCCGCGATCACCATCTCCATCAGATTCTGGAAGATGCCCTGCTTCGCCCAGACCTGGAAGCGGTCGTAGGAACTCTGCCAGGGGCCGAACTCCTCCGGCAGGTCGCGCCACGGGCTGCCGGTCCGAAAGCGCCACATCGCCGCGTTGAAGTATTTCCGCAGGTCGGGGATAGGCCCGACCGCGGCGATCGGGAGATGGGGCTCAATCAGGGACCACTGCTCGTCGGTGAGATCGCCTCGCGCCATGGCCACTTGACTACCAAGGACACCCCGTCGCGCGCAGGCGATCCCACACATTCGTGATCTGGACTTCAGACAGGACCTAGTGCAGCAGGTCGCAAGTCCTGTTCGGGTTGAGCGTCCTGCACTCGCTCACGCTTCGTAGTCAGCGAGATGGACGAGGGCGGCCGTCTCGAAGGCGTCGTCGGGGCTGCCCTCCCACCGACCGGTGTGCAGGAGCTGGGGGATATAGGAGTCCGAGGCAGGGTCGTACAGGGCGAAGGTCCACCGGTCGCCGCCGAGGTACTCGATGCGGCACAGCGGGATGCGCTCCTGCTCTTCCTCCGGGCCGACCAGGGCCGCGAAGTAGCCGAAGGAGCCGCGCCAGCGGGTGTCGACCTCGGTGAGGGCGGGCCAGCGGCCGCTGGTGACGGCGCAGTGGTCGACGCGGTCGTCGACCACTGCCTTGAGCGGGCGCGGCGGAACGGGCACGGGGGAAGTCTGCCGCACACCGCCCCGGGCCGGGCGGGGGCGCGGGCACGGCATGATCGCTGCGGTCCCGCATCTCCTCGCGCTCCGGAGCGTCCCCGATGGCCCATCCGCCCGCCGCCGCACTGCATCTGACCGCTCGTCGACAACGCAAGCTGCTCGCCATGGTCGGCGCCCCGAGCTGCCCGCAGGCGATCGCGCTGCGCGCACGGATCGTGCTGCTGGCCGCGGACGGCCTGGCCAACAGCACGATTGCCGCCGAGCTGGGCTGCAGCGAGCCGACCGTGCGCCGGTGGCGGCTGCGCTTCGCCCGGCACGGCGTGCCGGGCCTGTTCGACCACCCACGCAGCGGCCGCCCGGACAGGTACGGGCCCAGCGAGCGCCTGGCCGTCATCGCCGTCGCCACCTCCCTCCCGCCCGAGGGCGCCGCCCGCTGGACACAGGCGCTGGTCGCCGGGCATCTGGCGACGCGAGGCATGGCGCTCTCGCGCGCAACCGTGCGCCGCGTCCTGGCCGAGACCAGGGTGCGCCCGCATAAAATCCGCGGCTGGCTCAACAGGGCCGACGACGACGCCTTCTGGTCCCAGGCCGGCGCCGTGTGCCGCCTCTACCTCGACATCCCCGCCGACACCCTCCTCGTCAGCGTCGACGAGAAGACCGGCATCCAGGCCCGCTCCCGCATCCGCCCCGCCCAACCCGCCAGCCCCGGCCGCGACCGGCGCGTCGAGTTCGAGTACAAGCGCCACGGCACCGTCTCGATCGTCGCCGCCATGGACGTGGCCACCGGCCAGGTGGTCGCCGAGCGCGTCGAGCGCAACGACTCCGCGCACTTCATCCGCTTCCTGGCCATGCTCGACCGCAGCACCGACCCGGCCCTGCGCATCCACCTGGTCATGGACAACGGCTCCTCCCACACATCCAGGGCCACCCGCGCCTGGCTCGCCGCCCACCCCCGGTTCACCGTCACCCCAAGCACGCCAGCTGGCTGAACATGATCGAGCAGTGGTTCTCCGCCCTGACCCGCCGCGTCCTGCGCGGCGGCGACTTCGTCTCCCGCGACGACCTCGAAGCCAAGATCACCGCGTTCACCGTCAGGCACAACCGCACCGCCCGCCCCTACCGGTGGCGCTACGACGCCGACGCCGAGCACGCCCGCTACCTCGCCCGCCGCCCCCAACACCAGGAGCCCGCCCGGGACAGCCTCACGAAGGCCGCATGACCACCACACCACGTCACCAGCAACCCGAACAGGACTTGCGACCTGCTGCACTAGTGATATCCATTTCTTCTAGTGGATCCGAGAAGGGGACCCCGTGACCTCAGCGACCCGACAGCCTGAGACGCTGCCCTCCAGCGTTCCACCCCGGCTGATCGCGACGGATCTTGACGGCACTCTCCTACGCGATGACCAGTCGGTCTCCGAGCGCACGGTCGCCGCACTGGCCGCGGCCGAGGAGGCCGGCATCGAGGTGTTCTTCGTCACGGGTCGCCCGGCCCGCCTGATGGACGTCGTCAGCTACCACGTCCACAGCCACGGGCTGGCGATCTGCGGCAATGGCGCCGCCGTGGTCGACCTGCACGGCGGGCCCGGTACCCACCGCTTCGTCAAGGTCCGAGAGCTCGCCCGGGAGAACGCGGTCGACGCCGTACGACTGCTGCGGGACGCCGCGCCTGGCACGCTCTACGCCGTCGAGCAGACGTACGGCTTCCGCCAGGAACCGGCGTATCCGAAGCTGCACATAGAGATCCCGGACATCCTCGCGCCAGCCGAGGAACTGCTCGCTGCGGACGCCCCGGGCGCCCATGAGCCGGTGCTCAAGATCCTCGCCTACCACCCGGAAATGGACCCGGACGCCTTCCTCACCCTGGCCCGCCTCGCCATCGGCGACCGCGCGAGTATCACCCGGTCCAGCCCCAGTGCGCTGCTGGAGATCAGCGGTCCGGGCATCTCCAAGGCGAGCACGCTCGCGCTGTGCTGCGCCGAACTCGGCATCTCCAATGAGGAGGTCGTCGCCTTCGGCGACATGCCGAACGACGTGGAGATGCTCACTTGGGCAGGCCGGTCGTACGCCATGGGCAACGCGCACCCGGACGCGATCGCTGCGGCCTCCGGACGGACGGCAGCCAACAACGAGGACGGAGTGGCCGTCGTGATCGAACGCATCCTCGCGGAGCAGTTGTAGCGAAGCTTCCCCTTGACAGCTCTGGGGGAAGGTCCGTGTGTTCGACCGCGGGGCACACGGCCGGGTGAGGGACGCGGCAGTACTTCGTGTGGGGGTCGGCACCGGGGAACGCGACTCCCTTGCTGAGATGCCAGCGCATCTTCGCCGGGACCGGGGCCTCCCCCTGAGTGGTGGACACGCTGATACTGTGGTGTCGGTGTTCGTATTCGTTGGGGCTGAGGTGGCCGTTGGCGGAGTGTCGGCGGCGGGTGTTGTAGCGGGTCAGCCAGGCGAAGACGGTCCTGCGGCAGGTGTCGGCGTCCCCGTAGACGTGGGCGCCCTGGAGGGTCTCGCGTTTCAGGGAAGCGTGGAAGCTTTCGCAGGCCGCGTTGTCCGCGCTGGTGCCGACCGCGCCCATCGACCGTGTGACCCCGAGTTGGTCGCAGAGGCCGACGAAGGCCCGGGATCCGTATTGCGCCCCGTGGTCGGAGTGGAACACGGCGCCGTCCAGGCGGCCGCGGGTCGAGGCTGCCATCCGCAGTGCGTCGGCGACCAGGCCGGTGCGCATGTGATCGGCGATGGACCAGCCCACGACCTTGCGGCTGAAGCAGTCCAGCACGGTCGCGAGATAGAGGAACTCCCCGCCTGCGAGCGGGAGATACGTGATGTCGCCCATGTACTTCCGCCCCGGCTCGGTGGCGGTGAAGTCCCGCTGGAACAGGTCCGGAACCGGTGAGGCTGCCGGGTCCGGGACGGTGGTGCGCACGCGTCTGCGCAGGCGGATGCCGGTGATGGAAAACGCCCGCATGATCCGGGCGACCCGCTTCTCATTGACCCGCCGCCCTTTCTCGCGAAGCTCGGCGGTCACTCGCGGGGAGCCGTAGGCGCCGCCGGACTCGCCGTGGACCTCGCGGATCTCCTCGGCCAGGATCCGGTCCTCCCGCTGCCGGGCGGCCCGGCCCTCGGCGCCGGCGAGCCACTTGTAGTAGCTGGACCGGTTCAAGTCCAGGACTTGGCAGAGCCGCTTCACCTCGTAGGTGTTCCGATGGTCGTCAACGAACTGAAAGCGGCTCATCACCAGTTCGTCTCTCCGGCGAAATACTTGGCCGCCTTGCGGAGGATGTCCCGCTCGGTGGCAAGCTTGCGCTCACTCGCCTCGAGCTCGGCCACCCGAGCCTCCAGCTGCCGGACCCGCTCGTCCGGATCAGTGGACGGCACCCCCTCCCGAGGTTGGGCGGCCGGCTTCGCAGCCGCGGCGGTGACACCACGGCGTTCACGGTCCCGCAGCACCCACTCACGCAGGGTCGCCCGGTTGACACCCAGGTCAGCCGCGATGCTCTTGTACGTCGCCCCGGGTGCGGACTCGTACAGGGCCACGGCATCGGCCTTGAACTCGTCCGAGTAGTCCTTCATCGCCATCGGCGGTCTTCTCGCTTCCTCCGGATCAAGCAGATCCAGTATCAGCGTGTCCACCACTCAGGGG
The nucleotide sequence above comes from Streptomyces sp. NBC_01216. Encoded proteins:
- a CDS encoding ABC transporter permease; this encodes MGAVRAGFLLQLRFYRHYPDLLVPLLTAPLYSGIFTMIMSYNGRTDLAGAASLAPFYMSLWWFALFSGGWIIQTDRWEGTLEYVVAAPADFAAVVFGRIGATTLPGFAAFAETWLFARYVLGSDVTVRHWGVFLGSFALTLLAMAATALLMAAAFVLARNAVTLSNSISFPFYVLGGILVPVALLPGWLQPLSKAVFLSWSADLLRAGIATAPVPHPIRGMVMIALLGAVALAAGHTLLRRILGQVRSTGELGLR
- a CDS encoding ABC transporter ATP-binding protein — translated: MSVGTWAPATPALLSVPVPPPQRGPGTPAIAAVDLVREFTRKKKPPVRALRRLSLTVAQGEVHGLLGPNGAGKTTFVKILSTILLPTTGQAAVCGYDVVRDSHQVRRLIGVVMGGERGLYTRLTARQNLEFWGAVQKVPHKVLRSRTEELLHRLGLAAKADARVETYSRGMKQRLHLARGLIGDARVLFLDEPTMGMDPVAAREFRKLIGELRDEQRTILLATHDMAEAESLCDRVSFVRDGTVVATRSPQAVAELVSAAQGIELGGVDAALASTLAEVPGVTSVTADGPTVRVLVRSQDDFPRLLHLLADHGVTSLRTLRPSLEDVYVRLIGDRGLEV
- a CDS encoding AfsR/SARP family transcriptional regulator, which produces MARSADHEGGGVASAPIRVLGPLEVDGETGAVHVASGRQEVVLSALVLNLNRVVETTYLVDAIWPQEPPETARTQVQMCVCKLRKALSGGGAVAAIETRAQGYVLRAPEEATDIGNFRRLVSEARDLARTGFTQPAVERLRLAEDLWRGRCLTGISSEVLARVAAQLDESRLEVRETCLRLELDLGHHDHLVSELRQFVAAHPLREQLRGHLMVALHRSGRQAEALEVYQQGRVLLAEELGLDPGKDLRDLMEAILADDLGLTPAGEPADRPPAEAAPPAAADEREAASDPVVIPRQLPADFGDLAGNDDIVQTICAAVTERQEQGMLSVVLVLGRPGVGKSTMATHVAHLLATDHFPDGQLYCDLRGLGEKPVDPAQALGRFLRAMGIPGQALPESLDERAEMYRSLLADRRVLVLLDDAMNESQVMPLLPGTGSSAVLVTSRGRLTALPGTRSFELEPLDSEQSIRLLGRIIGEHRVADEAEAARVLVGLVGGLPLALRIIAARLAARPHWSLASMWHRLNDEHRQLDELAHGELSIRASLSLSYDGLAAADRRLLCLLSLAGGPVVPGWLGAALTDDHTPHPADLLEPLVDMRLLDIAGVDQGGEFMCGLPQIVRTFAHDRLTSEVPEEERAAAVRHTVGGWLALAERAHRDIYGGAYTIVSGRAERWHPPEDYVRRHLRDGLAWLESEQGNLSNAVELAARAGLDESCWELATTLVTLFEARGYPELWESTHRVALAAVREAGNELGQAAVLGSLGTLHLYRHEYEAASPYLTAALRTFELVEEATGQALCLRDLARIERHRGDSDRALALYGSAERNFARAEDSIGRAYVLGEMAHITMRRSDFERTRSYLDEALGICRSAGFDRGQALTLRRLGQMLMYQEQYEAAERILQEVLAMVRASGDLVGEGHLLHDLGHVHLHLRRTDQAIWYYSQSLMVRERIADHSGVAALRADMAAVLGRPVTPGG
- a CDS encoding IS630 family transposase, with protein sequence MAHPPAAALHLTARRQRKLLAMVGAPSCPQAIALRARIVLLAADGLANSTIAAELGCSEPTVRRWRLRFARHGVPGLFDHPRSGRPDRYGPSERLAVIAVATSLPPEGAARWTQALVAGHLATRGMALSRATVRRVLAETRVRPHKIRGWLNRADDDAFWSQAGAVCRLYLDIPADTLLVSVDEKTGIQARSRIRPAQPASPGRDRRVEFEYKRHGTVSIVAAMDVATGQVVAERVERNDSAHFIRFLAMLDRSTDPALRIHLVMDNGSSHTSRATRAWLAAHPRFTVTPSTPAG
- a CDS encoding HAD-IIB family hydrolase, whose translation is MTSATRQPETLPSSVPPRLIATDLDGTLLRDDQSVSERTVAALAAAEEAGIEVFFVTGRPARLMDVVSYHVHSHGLAICGNGAAVVDLHGGPGTHRFVKVRELARENAVDAVRLLRDAAPGTLYAVEQTYGFRQEPAYPKLHIEIPDILAPAEELLAADAPGAHEPVLKILAYHPEMDPDAFLTLARLAIGDRASITRSSPSALLEISGPGISKASTLALCCAELGISNEEVVAFGDMPNDVEMLTWAGRSYAMGNAHPDAIAAASGRTAANNEDGVAVVIERILAEQL